A single genomic interval of Megalobrama amblycephala isolate DHTTF-2021 linkage group LG17, ASM1881202v1, whole genome shotgun sequence harbors:
- the LOC125251516 gene encoding leucine-rich repeat-containing protein 30: MFLLRQNISKQHTSSSDVAPRSSGRKSNSEDSKRPLRRKTSYVENLSSVDRIRKHATRHLGYSTLSLAMRGLEEMPDELWELQELQKLNISLNALSLLPSGLGNLENLVILNLWGNELVELPPEIGRLSNLRVLFAHRNCLSDVPEELGSCTNLEVLSLANNQISTLPNSLSNMRKLTKLNLSHNRIQHIPACVYSMRSLVFLHLANNRLENLADKIQELVNLKILIVEQNSLHTLPRMLCRLTGLELLNVDFNDLQSVPDEMYMLRRLEKLACHPLDKGLHIVHNPLVKPIKEVLQGGLKGLYNYLKPA; this comes from the coding sequence ATGTTTCTCTTGAGGCAAAACATCTCAAAGCAGCACACGAGCAGCAGCGACGTCGCACCAAGATCCTCCGGACGGAAGTCCAACTCCGAGGACTCAAAGAGGCCGTTGCGTCGGAAGACCAGTTACGTGGAAAATTTATCCTCGGTCGACCGGATCCGCAAACATGCCACCAGACATTTGGGCTACAGCACGCTCAGCCTGGCCATGCGAGGTCTGGAGGAGATGCCCGATGAACTATGGGAGCTCCAAGAGCTCCAGAAACTCAATATCTCCTTAAACGCTCTGTCGCTTCTGCCGTCAGGCCTGGGGAATCTGGAGAACCTTGTGATCCTCAACTTGTGGGGGAACGAACTAGTTGAGCTCCCGCCGGAGATCGGACGGCTCAGCAATCTCCGCGTGCTTTTCGCGCACAGGAACTGCTTGAGCGACGTTCCAGAGGAGCTCGGAAGCTGCACCAACCTGGAGGTCCTGAGTCTGGCCAACAACCAGATCAGCACGCTTCCCAACAGCCTGTCCAACATGCGCAAGCTCACCAAGCTCAACCTCAGCCACAACCGCATCCAGCACATCCCGGCCTGCGTCTACAGCATGAGGAGCCTCGTCTTCCTGCATCTGGCCAACAATCGTCTGGAGAACCTCGCTGACAAGATCCAGGAGCTGGTGAACCTGAAGATCCTGATCGTGGAGCAGAACTCGCTGCACACGCTTCCCAGGATGCTGTGCCGTCTGACGGGCCTGGAGCTCCTGAACGTGGACTTCAATGACCTGCAGAGCGTTCCTGATGAGATGTATATGCTCAGGCGGCTGGAGAAGCTCGCTTGCCATCCTCTGGATAAGGGGCTGCATATAGTCCACAATCCGCTGGTCAAGCCAATTAAGGAGGTTCTGCAGGGAGGTCTGAAAGGTCTTTATAACTACCTCAAACCTGCATGA